From the Stieleria sp. JC731 genome, the window TGCATCACATCGCTGCTGACAAGTCTACCCGATTCGAATCGCGAAGGGGAACGAGCATAGATTTTCCGGCTGACGCATAGGGCGTTTGATCGGCTATCGCGGAGCAGAAATCAAACTGTGACATCAAATGCGATACGGAGGAAACTGCTGTCCTATGAATTCAATTGGGTGCCGTTCGAGCACCGAAATCAAGCCGCGAATTCAATTGCGATCAATTGGAAACTGACGTCTCCCGAAATCACATGGGCCGCGATCAGCAACGACTAACAAACCGTGAACTCAATTTCAACGATCAAGCAACAGGTACTGCGTGAGATCAGATGGGCCGGATCCAAACGCTCTGTAGGGCAATGGGCGATAACCAACTGAGAGAAAGATGAATCATCAAGCAATTCATCTACCCGCGCGAACGGCGGACATAACCGAGTGACGGCGGATGACACACCACTTCGAAAACCCCGACTCCGTCACTTCGGTTCATGTCATGGTTCGCGAGGTACACACGACCACAGTCTGCATCACATTGCTGCTGACAAGTCTACACGATTCGAACCGCGAAGGGGAACGAGCATAGATATTTCAGCCGGCGGGTAGAGTGTTTGATCGGCTATCTCAGAGCTGAAATCGAACCATGACATCAAATGCGATCAACAGGAAACTACTGTCCCATGAATTCGCAAGGGAGTTGTGCAAGCAACATAATCAAACCGTGAATCCAGATGCGATCAACAGGAAACTGCTGTCGCGCTAAATCAAGTGGGCCGTGTTCAGACACGACTATCAAACCGTTGTTTCAATTGCGGCGATCAGCTAACAGTTGCCAGGTGAGATCAGATGGGCCGAAATCAGACGCCTGGAACTAAGAAGGGCGAAGACCATGTTGATTAGAGATGAGTCATCAAGCAGTCACAACTACCCGCGCGAACGGTAACGATCACGTGGTCGCCCCGGACGACTAACCACTTCCAAAACCTCAACTCGGCGACTCACGTGCATTGTCTGGTTCCCCGCTATCGCGCCGACAAGTAGTGACGATCACGAAACAAGTTCGACGACGTGTCCGTCAAAGTCGAAAACAACGGCTCGGTGGCCTCATTCAGAGTCGGTCGGCTGAGTTCGTATTTTAGCATCAATTTCAGACAGCGATGCAACCACGTGGTCGACATCCGCGACACGAAACCCAATTCTGGTGTCGGTTGTTGTCGCCGCATTGCGGGCCGGATATATCTCGAAGACAAACCCAGCAGACTCAGATGCGTAGTGTTCAGGTCCGTTGCCGTGTGAATGCTTTGT encodes:
- a CDS encoding VOC family protein, whose translation is MNADQPACNLVVIRSSYIDRAVRFYETLGLSFTKHSHGNGPEHYASESAGFVFEIYPARNAATTTDTRIGFRVADVDHVVASLSEIDAKIRTQPTDSE